Within Aricia agestis chromosome Z, ilAriAges1.1, whole genome shotgun sequence, the genomic segment CGCGATCCGCAAACATATTTTTGATTCAAAGCATTATTAGTTGAAATGCAATACGTACTTGTGGGGGTTAATACACATttcatactttaattatttcgcATCGTTAGATAAAGCACAGTGAAATCCAGTGCCGCATTCCACACATTCTAACGCCCTTTCCTGTTTTACTTTCGATTCTCAAGTCAATATTAATAATCGTCAAATAGGAGCATTTTTCTGtcagaaaaatttaattattcggTTAGGCTATGTCTAGCCCAGCTATTCATGACTATAATATCGACTGGACATAATTACCAAATGAAAGAGATCCGCCATCTACCTTTGAATCAATttgtctgatagtacatactgcAGTCGTAATTGAAGAAGGCACACCGCACAACTAACGTCTTACAAATGTTAAGAATATTgagattaaattaatatttttttaattctagtaAAAACACGTTTAGTAAGTGTTTTCCGAAATTGTGTAATTGTAAAAATTTacgtttttatagtttttatttaataatatatttaatatttagcatatttctctttttttacaacaaaataacGTTTAAAAGGCACATAATATAACCAAATGTGCCTTTTCAATGTAaaattttgagtaaaatttaaatttttacgaTGAAAAAGGgcatattaaattacataattttacgATTAAATGGCATAAAAGTAGTAAAGCTACAAAGGCTAATGTGCCTTTTTAtgtaacaattataatataagcgtGGGGTAACTAGCAAAATTATGCCCTTTCTATTTACAGAAAGCGCTTAAGTGCTTGTTGTAAGTTGTGACTTTTCTTTCTACGTTAATTGCTATTAgtgtttatataaaaatatatttcaataataaaatgatGAAACAAATCTAGTCATTTCACACAATACGCCTTTTTAGGGttgcgtacccaaagggtaaaaacgggaccctattacttagacttcgatgtctgtctgtctgtccgtctgtctgtctgtgtgtcgccaggctgtaactcaagaaccgcttatttttgctatataattgtggtacggaacccttcgttcgCGAGTCTAACTCACGTCGCACTTGCCCGATCTTTAATTTAACCTTAAAAATTATGCAGTTGTGCCCTTTAGGCTAATGCTATTTCTATTAATTTTatagctaaaaataaaaataaaaatcaggaAGATAGGCCTTTTTTCCTGATTCCGAATATATATAggtatgtcgcagtcatctggttcaatctgTGATTTGATTGTATGACTAGagcattcattgaatgacactATTAAATTGAATGACTCGGCCGAACGTCGATTGAATTGTCATTCAACGTCCAACTAGTTAGCGGTTTGTAACAAAGCCCTTTGAAAATAGCGGACATGAAATCAGTCAGGTAATTGAACGTATTTCACTTTTTTCCCACTGCGGCGCTGGTAAtcactaaaacaaatatggcgtcaaacagctcgcacagctgatagcactgtgttaatattttgttaaataaatttactttagtgtttttttgtaataatatgacAGCGTCGATTTACCTATTACCACCCCGTTAACggctacttaaaaaatatagcatCCCATTTACTATAATATGCCATTTAGTCAAAACGTTAAACGTCACAGTCAACATCTTGGCgagttgtcctttagtcattcaattgaatggtgtcattcaatgaatgcgctagtcattcaatcgaatcgcagattaaaccagatgaatatattataatttatatatataactaatatatatatatatatatatatatatatatatatatatatatatatatatatatatatatatatatatatatatatatatatatatatatatatatactagatgtcccgcgcggcttcgcccgcgtaaattagaaattttacagaatccgtaggtacattttcccataaaaaatatttcccccgtttttcccacattttcctgagtttcttctgtcgtataagtcttagagtaataatataatataaccttctcgataaatgatgagtcttactcgataaatgatctatctaacactgagataagtttttaaatcggacctgtagtttctgagattgacgcgttcaagcaaacatactcttcaggtttataatattaggatgaaatggtataatatggtagtgatgatgatgatgatgatgatgaagaatgtaatttgcatagtagcatatgctttctgttcttaaaacaacgccgaaactcccaaacttgtatctataaagaatcaggaattctctcagcaccttccgaaccacggtataccaggtatatctcggtgcaaaatcttacttgttggtagcatatgcttagaatacttctcacgaaaccggagtcaccatatgtttccctataagttttgaggagttccctcgattacttatggatccttcatcagatcaccacttttctgaatataataccaaattgggatgataccctatataccaaaagaaaaattttgaaaatcggttaacaaacggcggagtaatcgttgaatataagaaaacgaacataacacctcccccattttgaaagtcggttaaaattgtagcctatgtgttatttatttaatattttaatcagcacatgaactgaataacaaaatttttttcaaattaatcgtagcaccatctgtcaggacaaactaaaattgaaatagaataatattgaatgcgatgatagcgccgtccgccggatctaatgtaaaacattccaaaatcaacaactccttataaataagaaattaattgaaaaaacattttccagtaaaccaaactgtaaatctaaaccattctcgaatctccacgaacacacacaaaaaatttcatcaaaattggtccagtcgtttaggaggagttcagtcacatacacacgcacacaagaaatatatatatattaagatatatatatatatatatatatatatatatatatatatatatatatatatatatatatatatatatatatatatatatatatatatatatatatatatatatatatatatatatatatatatatatatatgtatatatatatataaattataatataactcatTTTCACCAAAAGTGTGGAGCGCGGAGCCCGTAGCACGTGCCACAAGTGCTACGTTAATCCGGCCCTGGGTCGTAATTAATGAGTAGTAACGAGTAGATGCAGCCTCAAACTCAATAGTCAAATTGAGTTTGGACCGCGTCGATAATTACTCTCAGCGTTGCTGCCCTTTATTATTTTGATTGAAACATAGTTTCGGATTGTTAATCAAAATGTAACCGATAAAGCACACCGCATTtgccattttacaacatatTAATTGAAAATACTCAAATGCGGCTTAAAGCGCATTGAAAAGCATTCATGACTTTTATGTAAAAGTAGCATAAATTCAATTTGGTATAATTTTAATGAGCTTAAACGATATTGGATTTGAAAACACTCAAGAATTGAATACAGGCAAGGATTCGTTGCTTTATTCAAAGAGCCAGTTCTTGGctgatattaaataaatactgcTATAGAACGAGCTAGGCTATCCCGGGAAGTATTTGCAGTGGGTACATAAGATCAAAATCGCTGCTCCAGCTTTATACACAGCACTTGAGCGGACGATATCTCAAGTTTAGAGTACGTTGTGCAGATATTGTTTAGCTTGGATTTTGTATTGTTTCCCTGGAATATAACTTTAGTTGTTGAATACGAAAAGCTCTATCTAATGTTAatactaagattatttttttttatattgaagaaACCAACATCGATGAAATTCCTTCTTGATCAGATCTGAAATTGATTCCTGCTTGATCAGATCTGATCAGAAGACGGTCTTGAAGCAGTTCCAGTGATTACCTAAATACGTAGTTCAACCATGTATCAAAATACGTGGTTAAACTACGTATTTACACAAGATTAATGCACAATGCACCGGCAAATAGCGCGCACGCACACATGTGCGTGCGCGCTATTTGCCGGTGCTGTTTACAAATTTTTATATGTACCATCAATGAAATCTATTCTTATGCAGATGGGGGATCCATTTTatggtcaggttatgtcaattcaatgttagtcgtgatcgTTCGGCTAAGGTAACGCCACCGTCTATAGCTTCAAGACAAAATTTCAACTTTGCCAATGAAATCCTTAATTTAATGGACTTGCGCCCCCtttgtaatgactaatgacagtGTTCATTACCTAGTTTTCGTACAAATACTACGTTCAAGTTTCATTTCTGTCCATAATGACGTCTGCTTCCTTTATAGTTCAACCCTTAAATGCAATCGTCGCAAAAGCTTCACCATCTGGCTCTGAATCTTCTCTGATCTTCCATGCTTTTAGGTCTGAATACATCACTTGTGCCAATGTACATATCGGAGATCGCGCCGCTGAACCTGCGAGGCGGGCTGGGTACTGTCAACCAGCTGGCAGTGACAGTCGGCCTGCTGCTGTCACAGGTGCTCGGCATCGAACAGATCCTTGGGACTGATGATGGATGGCCTATTCTACTCGGTAAGTTAACCTTGCGTTGcgttcaatgttcctgggttaTCGTGTCGTCTTTTTCATAAATCCAGAATGATAATGAGAGTAATTCAGGGCCAACTTCAATTACAGCACACTTAAGTTATAATTATCTGAGCAAGTGAGCGCAAGAGCTGTTAGCCACTTTcctaagaaatataaaatacaaataattttacagatattccgtattatttattatatttttatatactcagcgccgaatttatatttttattagtgtaggctactttatttccgccgccttATGTACAAAATCTACCGGCCCCTATGGGCGCTGTCGCGGCCTAAACggcctatttatttatttatactctaaaaatttagttttaaattaattcaaTTTGAGAAATAAAAATCTCCTTTACAAATTTCAGGCTTGGCTGTGTGTCCTGCGATTCTCCAGCTTTTGTTACTGCCCGCCTGTCCCGAGTCTCCGCGCTACTTGCTCATAACACGCCAATGGGAGGAGGAAGCTCGACGGGCGCTGAGGAGGCTAAGAGCTAGTAATCAAGTGAGTTAACTAGTAATTAAGTGATTGATTAAGTAACTATGTAATTGGGTACGGACACCAGCAAAACAGTATGATGACCTCTGTGGCCCAATGggtcctgggtcatggatgtgtattaaatatgtgtatgatataataaaaatcttaaatataatattaagtaatattatgaatagtataaaagtattaaatattatatttctgttgtctggtatctgtaacacaagtccttcgggtccttagcacagggccagactgacgtggtgtgaagtttATGTTAGGTTCAACTTGTAATAATTGATGAGttatgttatataaataaacaataataatatacatacctATTTGTgcaatggagaccaaggctggaaaatcggggtgtaggtcgacctccaactaggtgggacgacgatctccgcttagttgcaggcccatgttggatgcgagtagcaggagatcggtcatcttggcgttcattgagagaggcctatgtccagcagtggacgactataggctgatatgatgatgatgatgatttgtgCAGTACCACCTACGTTGTTTTCAATACTTTTAGTATTTTCTTTTGaagatatacatatatattatatatgcatATTTTTACTGTCAGTATCTTTATATAGAATAGTTACACCTACTAGATGTAGACCTCTAAAGCAGTGCAGTTTTATACGCGTCAATCCTGTCACCGAAGTGTTCAGTTTCATCGCTATACGTGTATATCCCAGACTAATTCATCTGCTCGTTTTCTAGtccattatataaatataataatagatccATTATGCCgtgtatacttaataaaatacgCTCCGGAATATTTTACTTCCAGGACCGCCTTTATGATAATATCTTCATTGAATTTGCTCTAGAAACCTTTACGTTATCTTGAGAGCGCACTCTTGTCTCTTATTTATCTTATGATAATGCtaatattcattttaaattcattgGACATTTGAATTAAGTcaagtattttgttttataagcaATTATCTGTTGAACTGGTAGTCTGGTTATGACaagtagaataataataatcttatacaAGACAAGCGAATACTTATCTTTAAAAAATTTgacgcatgtataatattagagtAGATTCAGATGATTTTAGAGTAATGCTCTAAGATAGTAGTTGCGGGCACTATCCTATAGCGTGTGTGCCCATCCTGCCTCTCCGAAACTTCAGAACCCACCAAATTTGAGGCGAGGACAAGGCTGTGCAAACCTTGACCGCTAGGTAACACCCAACGTTAAAAGTGGTTAAAGGCATTTATCTCCTCGAAATGCAGGTAGAGGAGGACATCGAGGAGATGCGAGCTGAGGAGCGCGCGCAGCAGGCCGAGGCGTCGATATCCATGCGGGAGCTGCTGTGCTCCCCCACGCTCAGGGCTCCGCTCCTCATCGGCGTCGTCATGCAACTGTCGCAGCAGCTCAGCGGGATTAATGCTGTAAGTTCCTGGGCTCTGggggcctactacgaaaccgttttgatagaacgagaatgccgcgtttTACTCTAACCacatcatttcacgtttgttagagcggCATTCTCGTCGGACCGtacaacgaaaccgttttgagactcaaacagagtctcaaaacggtttcgttgtaCGGCCTCTGATTCACAATGCACAATTTGACTCGGATTGGGAAACTTCatcgcgcgacatccaataaacgctcgccgcgcTAGGCGTTGGccaatgaccgcacggtaaagtttccggATCCGTGTCGAACGAAATCACCCTGCTGACTTGTTTAGTTCTGATAGGACAGAAGCGTTTATAACCCTTGCTATTTTAACATACTTTCTTCAAAGTTCAATATAAGTACTACGTTGTACAacgtactattagagaagttgattcctacgtagtttggtcgcgttaagtcaaacccagccgacagatcacaattaacattgaattgacatgatccgaccaaatgacgttggtctgtcaactgcctaggaatcaatttcctagaTGGTACATACAATTGAGGCCTTCACATAGATGACTCCTCACCAACTCTCGTAATTGTAATGCTTAGTAAGAAGTGACAAATTCACTCCTAAGTATAAACAATGCTTTACTATGAGCTGATGCATCTAATgtgcaaataataaatatcttaaagcCCTACAACAGACATTCCAGACATCACAGCCGTGTCAGATAAACCAAACGAACAACCTTCTTCAGCGATTCCTCCATATAAAGTTCTATCTGTAACGTTCTAGGTGTTCTACTACTCGACCTCGCTGTTCACATCATCTGGGCTGACGGAGGAGTCTGCCAAGTTCGCCACCATGGGTATTGGAGCCATCATGGTGGGCATGACCCTGGTCTCTCTGCCACTCATGGACCGGACCGGCCGCCGCACCCTACACCTCTACGGCCTCGGAGGAATGTTCATCTTCTCGATTTTCATCACCATCTCTTTCTTGATCAAGGTGTGTCCCATATAATGGTAATAAGAGAGGTTGGGTTTTCATGCTGCAGAATCAATGTGCAGAGATTATTTCAGATTGGGTTTTCAAAGAATACGGCAAAAAATGTGGGGTTAATAAAAGTTCTTGAAATACTGGGTTACGTTAGTACTGGGTACTGCCAGAGAAAATGTACTGGGTactattaaataaattgattcataggaatATGGCAGACCTACATGATTATTGATTAGCTTTTGTCAAGTTGTCGTTATTGGCTGGGCTGGAAATAGCCCGACATAATATAAGCCAATAGATTTAAGAAAGGGGCTAATTTTTTgtagcggaaaaatgtacggctcacGAGTTTCTTTTCGCGTGTATTACGTCGCGGGTAACATTAAGTACAGAAGGGTTGAAGTTTTTATGAAGAGCGATTTGATCATGACAAGCAGTTTCTAAGTTACTTATACTTATTTGataataccataaagttaatatacctagcggaatagagaaacaaaggcgtAAGAGATATGTcgctatcagtaacactgcgtggtaaaaagagacgtgtgatacatgacagcagcactctctTTTTGACGTCgagtcggcacgtgccacacgttgactatttaatctcatagaaatgatgttcaatcatgcttgtgtaagtgtatacgtacacatatttttacacacagatgaaatcaatttcggtttcgtttgacagctcgagattgttgctctattccgctaggtatattaactttatggataatactaaataaaaaaaaaaagatgaaagAAGAAATTTCTCTTATTTTCTAATTACTATAGACACCAATAACTGTCTCATAAGAAAATGAGATGTACgttattctaataatttattttatagttttaagttttatagATATTAATCACTAGATAGTGAACATTTTGCTCACTTACTTCAATGGTTCTGTACAGTCGTCATTGTtctgtaaagttttattaatcatctgtgttcataatattatgaaaaaaaatgttcgctacttttattttatagtgcctgtAGTTATACTATGCATACAGATATACAATTGACATACGTTTtgtatatattacttattaaagtatatattttatatctgaaTGCAGTTTTACCAACTTAAACAATCATTACTGgtgttttatgaaaaaaaccCAGGAACCGATTGTTCCTAACAACTTTAATCGCCTTGCTGCTTTGTGAGCTTTTAAACTTTTTTCCCTAGACAATAATCCTTCTAAGATATTGATACTTTACAGTGAgtattaaattttgattcaatttgttttctcaaatagcatcataatattttcttttacccTGATATTTGTTTAAAAAGATCATTGGTCATCGATTATTATTTGTTAGCAAAGAGatccaaattttattttaacattggTACCTGAAGCAATCAAGTAACAATTCAAAGGTTGCTTCACAATTTAAGTATAATTCCTATCGATATCAGAGAAACCTTGCATGTCGCGTTTAAGATTTCtatgattttaattttcttaattttatcaCGTTCACATTTTTGCTTTCGCTTTACGCTACCCCTCCCTTTTCCCCACcccatgccccccccccccccaactcGACTTCCCCACCCGAGCCCGgattctctctctctctgcaatagaaataaattcaaatataaaTGTAAGAACATCACCCACAGAGCACTAAACACATTTTTACTCATCACACGAAACAAGACAGATGGGCAACTCATTGACAAGCCGGGGCACGCGGTCGTCGAGCCAAAGCTGCCTATAAGCAGTAGCACCACTCGCATACGATAGGCAATACTTCACCGCTCAAGTGCGCTAGGACTCACCGCTGCAGCACGGTCGACGGACACATGACCAGTGTGTGATGGCATTTATGTTTGCGATTTATTTCTACTCCGGTCGGTCACGGGGAAGAACATATTCGCTATCCCCTGATAGGAGTTCTTTGGCTATGTGCAGGAAATGATAGACTGGATGAGCTACCTGTCCGTGGTGTCGACCCTGAGCTTCGTGGTGTTCTTCGCGGTGGGCCCCGGCTCGATACCCTGGCTGATCACCGCTGAACTATTCTCTCAAGGGCCTAGACCGAGCGCGATGGCTATCGCCGTCTTAGTTAACTGGTTGGCCAATTTTGTGGTCGGAATTGGCTTTCCAACGATGAAGGTAAATACAATCATTTtggctaaaattattattaattgtgtatattattatgcaggCAATCTTGACGATACACTTCACTTCGTCTTGAGAACTGTAAGTGTGAGAGAACTCTTGTAGTAGATTTTCGCTCCATCAAGACTCCCTTTTACCGATATATAGTGTGTAGTTAGTCCATAGATTCATTTCATGTTATACGGAAATGTATTTGTGTGCTAATATTTGAATTGTTTTCAGGCTCTACTGGAAAACTATACATTCCTGCCTTTTAGTGTATTTCTTGCAATTTTTTGGATATTTACGTATAAAAAAGTTCCTGAAACGAAAAACAAGACCTTCGAAGAGATATTGGCATTATTTCGGAATTCCAACGGAAGGTGCGATATTATCTACCTGTTAGTTATCTATTTTTGATTATTTGCACACACAACTCATTCACATACAGTACAATATGATCATCGACTCGTCACTATCACCATGTCATGATATTCATAGTCATGGGCACGCGATGCACGTTTATTTCTACATGAGAAATCAACCGAGAAGTTATCTTAAATTTCTTCGGAGTGGAATTAAATCGAGTAGAGTAGACCTAGCTAAGGGTAGGCACACATGTTAGTGGAAGGTTGTGGGTTGGTGCGCGACGTGAGGTCTGTGTGTGTACAGGGACAGCTTTCGTGACAACCGGCTGTACGGAAGTATGATGAATTGTGTTAATGCGCTGGAACAACAactgccgccgccgccgccgcccgcccccgTCGATGAGAAACACGACTCACGTAAGACCACTTTATATACATGACGTTAAGGGTTATTTTACTTTGCCTATTAGTACCACGTGAAATAGCCCCGAACGGTATACTTTCATAGCTTGTTGTACTCATTTGTGTGCCTGGtgaatgtaaatatttaaaaataagtctCGTTACATGTGCGTtacgcaaattaataaaaaaatacatattttcaaataaagaaAGGTTTTTATTGTAGTAGCTACTATCGAAGTGCAATTTACAATGGCGACAATTTTAGTTTGATCTCAGACcctgattttaattattgaggAGGATTGATGACATTGGTAACTTTGTCATTAGTAACTTTGAGTGATAGTTTTGCAATAGtaccaattattttatttatttttattgtctaAAGACAGCTGTAATATTTACATTTAGCCAGGTGATATTTGTTACTATCTATTTACAGCATCATTACCAACCATGACGTAacgttataaaaaataaatatggatCAGTCATTTCTTCATCGTTTTGATCACTTATTgaataagttataagttattcaattcaaattcaactctacacttttattaattagcAAATTCACGTCATGCGGCTTGAATTGCCTCACGCGAAACATCACTTACTAAAAATTCGATCAACCAGCTAAAAGCTCTTTTTAATCCTCATTATTAAAGGCCAGATTTATAGTCGGtatataccataaagttaatatacctagcggaatagagaaacaaaggcccgagcaagagagatgtcactatccgtaatactgcgtggtagaaagagacgtgtgatacgtatgacagcagcactcttttttttcgGTTCGGTTtggtttgacagctcgagattgttgctctattccgctaggtatattaactttatggtatatacatatttttatgccGACACCATATAAGAAATGATGCAGTATTAACTTAAAGTGGTTGGACATTTTATTTGCGTGTTTAACGTTTGAATGTTACAGTCAGCGAAACAAGGAAAGGTAATATAGGCCATACTGTGCCGAAACATTCGGCACAGTATGGCATTTCCTTGAAGGTTTTGAAGGTGTACTGCATAGTGACGTGAAGCCACGGATTAGTAAAGAGGAACAGACGAAAAGCTGCATAGTAGGCTTTCAAAGATTCTACTTCAAGCATATGGTGTGTACCAAGCATATTAAAGGGAACACTTGTGCGCGTACGCGACGGGAGACAATTTAGTATGTGCTTGTAGTAGTAATGTCACGAGTTTTTGTCTCACTATGGAGCTGTTTCTCTGCGGGTAAGTGTCAACTGTTTGGCATGGTGTGATGACGTGCGGGGTGTGTTACAGTGTCGGAGCAGTCGTCGGGAGCGGGCGAGGCGGGGCGCCCcccgccgccgctgccgcccccgcgCTTCCCGGCCACCGGCAACGTTTGACGATGGAGGGGACATGCGCCGCTAGTCGCCCCCCTCAAGGCCGCCGCCAACTTCTTGTTTCATGGACTCAAGCCTCAAGCCGCGGCCCGCGCCTCTATCACTACCACACAACAAATGTTCTAAATTGATGTGATTAGGTTAATAAAACGAAATTAGTCTATAAGTCACGgcgtaaaatttaaaatagttcTTTAGTCTGTCGTTTAtgacataatttataaaatgcaTACTTAGGTACGGTGTAAAGTACCGACGGTTTCTTGTACCCATTTTTATTAGGTCTTCATGGAACTAAACGTAATTATAATTGACTAAAAACATGATAGCGAATACGTCA encodes:
- the LOC121738447 gene encoding glucose transporter type 1 isoform X2; the encoded protein is MRQSCHRLLEHQQAGGEEPPLYSPTDQISVVRDHVGREAGSKLTRYAPPEEDEATLRELLLSLQRQVSVMSMNLSAKLDELQRGDRQLETTVALCEIRTQLQELTKSVESCQSEVSEVKRDMVAIKQELDTVQQVKEEIEELREYVDRLEEHSQRRKLRLLEQGLTFFLSYAILAAVLGMLQFGYNTGVINAPGRNIENFMKDVYKDRYGKDIHEDTVNRLYSIAVSIFAIGGMLGGFSGGMIANRFGRKGGLLLNNILGISGASLMGFTKISHCYEMLFFGRFIIGVNCGLNTSLVPMYISEIAPLNLRGGLGTVNQLAVTVGLLLSQVLGIEQILGTDDGWPILLGLAVCPAILQLLLLPACPESPRYLLITRQWEEEARRALRRLRASNQVEEDIEEMRAEERAQQAEASISMRELLCSPTLRAPLLIGVVMQLSQQLSGINAVFYYSTSLFTSSGLTEESAKFATMGIGAIMVGMTLVSLPLMDRTGRRTLHLYGLGGMFIFSIFITISFLIKEFFGYVQEMIDWMSYLSVVSTLSFVVFFAVGPGSIPWLITAELFSQGPRPSAMAIAVLVNWLANFVVGIGFPTMKALLENYTFLPFSVFLAIFWIFTYKKVPETKNKTFEEILALFRNSNGSVGAVVGSGRGGAPPAAAAAPALPGHRQRLTMEGTCAASRPPQGRRQLLVSWTQASSRGPRLYHYHTTNVLN